The Streptomyces sp. cg36 genomic interval AGGCCGACTGGTTCGACGACATCCACGGACTGCCCGCCTGGCGGCGGCACATGGGCCTGCGTCTGGCCGAGGAAGTGCGGCGCGAACTGACCGGCACCGACCAGGAGGAGACCCGATGAGCTTCCACGTCGACATCAACGGCAGGCCCTTCGAGGAGGAGCCGCGCGGCGGCCAGTGTCTGCGCACGTATCTGCGCGAGCGCGGCTGGTTCGGGGTGAAGAAGGGCTGCGACGCCGGGGACTGCGGCGCCTGCACCGTCCACGTGGACGGCGAGCCGGTGCACAGCTGCCTCTACCCTGCGGTGCGCGCGGCGGGCCGCGCGGTCACGACCGTGGAGGGCCTGGCCGCCCCGAACGGTGAACTCCACCCCGTCCAGCAGCGGTTCCTCGACGCGCAGGGATACCAGTGCGGGTTCTGCACGGCCGGATTCCTGATGACCACCGCGGCCCTGGAGGCCGAGCGGGGCACCGCGCACGACGACGGCAAACTGGACGACCTGCCGCGCGCCTTCAAGGGCAACATCTGCCGCTGCACCGGCTACCGGGCCGTCGAGGACGCCGTGCGCGGCGTCCGGCACGTCGAACGGCCCTGCGCGGGCGAGGCGGTGGGCCGCAACGTGGCCGCCCCGGCCGGACCGCAGGTCGTCACGGGCACCGCCCGCTACACCTTCGACGTCGAGGTCCCGGGCCTGCTGCACCTGAAGCTGCTGCGCTCACCGCATCCGCACGCCCGGATCCTCGCGATCGACACCACGGCCGCGCTGCGCGTCCCCGGGGTGGTCGCCGTCCTCACCCACGAGGACGCGCCGGCGACCCTGTACTCCTCCGCGCGGCACGAACACCCCACCGAGGACCCCGACGACACCCGGGTGCTGGACGACGTGGTGCGCCATGTCGGCCAGCGTGTCGCGGCCGTGGTCGCCGAGAGCGAACGGGCCGCCGAGGAGGGCTGCCGCCGCATCGAGGTCACCTACGAGGTGCTGCCCCATGTGACCGACCCGGAGGAGGCGATGCGGCCGGGCGCGCCCGTCGTCCACGCGGGCAAGGGTCCCGAGGTGCGCATCGCGCGGGTGGAGAACAACGTCGCGGGCGAGGTGCACGGCGAGATCGGCGACGTCGAGCAGGGTTTCGCGGCGGCCGACGTGGTGTACGAGGAGACCTTCCGCACCCAGCGGGTGCAGCACGCCAGCCTCGAAACCCACGGCTGCGTCGCCTACTTCGAGCCGAAGGAGGACGGCACCGGCGAGCGGCTCACCGTCCGGTCGTCCACCCAGACCCCGTTCCTGACCCGGCGGGCCCTGTGCGCGCTGTACGGGCTGCCGCACGACGAGGTGCGGGTGGTCGCGGGCCGGGTGGGCGGCGGCTTCGGCGGCAAGCAGGAGATGCTCACCGAGGACATCGTCACGCTGGCCGCGCTGAAGCTGCGGCGGCCGGTGAAGCTGGAGTACACCCGCGCCGAGCAGTTCTACGGGGCCACGACGCGCCACCCGTTCACGATCGGCATCAAGGTCGGGGCCCGCGCCGACGGCACGCTCACGGCGGTGCGGATGCGGGTGGTCGCCAACACCGGCGCGTACGGCAACCACGGACCGGCGGTGATGTTCCACAGCGTGGGCGAGTCCTTCGCCGTCTACCGCGCCCCGCACAAGAAGGTCGACGCCTACTCCGTCTACACCAACGTCGTGCCCGCGGGCGCCTTCCGGGGCTACGGCCTGGGCCAGGTCACCTTCGCCGTGGAGTCCGTCATGGACGAGCTGGCCCGCCGCCTCGGCATGGATCCGCTCGTCTTCCGCGAGAAGAACATCATCGGCCCGGGCGAGGCCATGCACAGCCCCATCGGGGAGGAGGAGGACCTGCACATCGCCTCCTACGGGCTCGACCAGTGCCTCTCCGTCGTGCGCCGGGCCATCGAGGAGGACCGCAGCGCGGAGAAGGCCCCCGAGGGGTGGCTGGTCGGGCAGGGCACGGGCATGGCGATGATCGCCACCGGGCCGCCCGGCGGCCACTACGCCGACGCCCGCGTCACCCTGCTCCAGGACGGCACGTACGACATCGCCATCGGCACCGCCGAGTTCGGCAACGGCACCACCACCGTCCACAAGCAGATCACCGCCGGGGCGCTGCACACCACCGAGGACCGGATCGCGATCCGGCAGTCCGACACCGACGTCGTGCGCCATGACACCGGAGCGTTCGGCTCCGCCGGCACGGTCGTCGCGGGCAAGGCCGTGCTGCTCGCCGCGACCTCCCTCGCGGAGCGCCTGCGCACGCTCGCCGCACGCCACACCGGTGTGGCGCGCCACGCGTGCGTACTGGGGGCCGAGGCCGTGGACTGCGCCGGACGGCTCGTCACCCTCAAGGAGCTGTACGAGGCGGGACACGCCCTCGGCGCGGCGGACGAGCTGGCGGCCGACGGCCACTGGGGCGGCTCGCCCCGCTCGGTCGCCTTCAACGCCCAGTGGTTCCGCATCGCCGTGGACCCGGGCACCGGCGAGATCCGGATCCTGCGCAGTGTCCACGCCGCCGACGCGGGCAAGGTCATGAACCCCATGCAGTGCCGGGGCCAGGTCGAGGGCGGGGTCGCGCAGGCCCTGGGCGCGACGCTCTTCGAGACCGTGCGGATCGACGAGCGGGGCGAGGTCACGACCGCGGCGTTCCGCCGCTACCGCCTCCCCCAGTACGCGGACGTGCCCCGCACCGAGGTCCACTTCACCGAGACCGCCGACGCCATCGGCCCGCTGGGCGCCAAGTCGATGAGCGAGAGCCCCTTCAACCCGGTCGCCCCCGCCTTCGCCAACGCCCTGCGCGACGCCACCGGCATCCGCTTCACCGAGCTGCCGGTCACCCGCGACCGGGTGTGGCTCGCCCTGGACCGGGCGGCCCGCACCGTTGGCGGATAGACCGGACGATGCGAGTGGCGCACTCGTACCAAGCTCACAAATACCGGAGGAGGAGCCGAATATGGGTGGCACACGAGATTCCCCGCTCCGGCGGCCGGGTATCACTGGGCGCAGCCGCCGCACCGAGCGCCCCAAGGGGAGTCACGATGAGCCGCACGAGCGCCGCACCCCGCCCGGGGTCCGCCCGCACCGGATCCTTCGCGCTCTGGGGGAGCGTGGCCCACCCCGCCACGCTCACCGTGGCCGACCTGCGCCGGGGCTGGGAGCAGCACCACGCCGAGGTCGTCTTCGACTGCGCCACCGCGGGGCCGCAGCACCACACCTTCGACGGCCCGCTGCTGCGCGAGGTCGTGGCGCGGGCGCGCCCGGACTTCGACCCGGCCCGCCGCAAGGAGCGCTCCCGCTACCTGCTGGCCGTGCGCGGCGGCGACGGCCACCACGCGGTCCTGTCGTGGGCGGAGATCGACGCCGACTTCGGGAACGCGCCCGTGCTGCTCGCCACCCGGATGGACGACGAGGACCTCGGCGCGGCCGGGACCCAGCTCGTCGTCCCCTCCGACCGCTGCGGCGCCCGTTACATCAGCGCG includes:
- a CDS encoding molybdopterin-dependent oxidoreductase; the encoded protein is MSFHVDINGRPFEEEPRGGQCLRTYLRERGWFGVKKGCDAGDCGACTVHVDGEPVHSCLYPAVRAAGRAVTTVEGLAAPNGELHPVQQRFLDAQGYQCGFCTAGFLMTTAALEAERGTAHDDGKLDDLPRAFKGNICRCTGYRAVEDAVRGVRHVERPCAGEAVGRNVAAPAGPQVVTGTARYTFDVEVPGLLHLKLLRSPHPHARILAIDTTAALRVPGVVAVLTHEDAPATLYSSARHEHPTEDPDDTRVLDDVVRHVGQRVAAVVAESERAAEEGCRRIEVTYEVLPHVTDPEEAMRPGAPVVHAGKGPEVRIARVENNVAGEVHGEIGDVEQGFAAADVVYEETFRTQRVQHASLETHGCVAYFEPKEDGTGERLTVRSSTQTPFLTRRALCALYGLPHDEVRVVAGRVGGGFGGKQEMLTEDIVTLAALKLRRPVKLEYTRAEQFYGATTRHPFTIGIKVGARADGTLTAVRMRVVANTGAYGNHGPAVMFHSVGESFAVYRAPHKKVDAYSVYTNVVPAGAFRGYGLGQVTFAVESVMDELARRLGMDPLVFREKNIIGPGEAMHSPIGEEEDLHIASYGLDQCLSVVRRAIEEDRSAEKAPEGWLVGQGTGMAMIATGPPGGHYADARVTLLQDGTYDIAIGTAEFGNGTTTVHKQITAGALHTTEDRIAIRQSDTDVVRHDTGAFGSAGTVVAGKAVLLAATSLAERLRTLAARHTGVARHACVLGAEAVDCAGRLVTLKELYEAGHALGAADELAADGHWGGSPRSVAFNAQWFRIAVDPGTGEIRILRSVHAADAGKVMNPMQCRGQVEGGVAQALGATLFETVRIDERGEVTTAAFRRYRLPQYADVPRTEVHFTETADAIGPLGAKSMSESPFNPVAPAFANALRDATGIRFTELPVTRDRVWLALDRAARTVGG
- a CDS encoding molybdopterin-dependent oxidoreductase, whose protein sequence is MSRTSAAPRPGSARTGSFALWGSVAHPATLTVADLRRGWEQHHAEVVFDCATAGPQHHTFDGPLLREVVARARPDFDPARRKERSRYLLAVRGGDGHHAVLSWAEIDADFGNAPVLLATRMDDEDLGAAGTQLVVPSDRCGARYISAVTGIWIGPCPPAETGAPRS